A genomic window from Montipora capricornis isolate CH-2021 chromosome 8, ASM3666992v2, whole genome shotgun sequence includes:
- the LOC138059054 gene encoding uncharacterized protein yields the protein MPSRAILLSLTLLALLQNISKVQYFVFAACTQDLECRRNFSAIVEVICCSGSCKPLSNCPGGCVSDETCSDGLICFLHRCQKRDIELPFYCEGNEDCSEGEECESGRCKPSPRPVNDDDANNLHVKLNLGSSVVVITAAVFGCLISFAFVGYCSYLGVKRYRSRRFSRGNYTQPSRLQYAVSCSSARNETEEISLYGQTIRERSVIPRRTTYSYTQTPPPEYDSITLESNFEVELSSPPAYDQDQDVF from the coding sequence ATGCCCAGCAGAGCTATTTTGTTATCGCTCACGCTTTTGGCACTTCTTCAGAATATTTCAAAGGTTCaatattttgtatttgctgCTTGCACTCAAGACTTGGAATGCAGACGAAATTTTTCGGCGATCGTTGAAGTAATTTGTTGTTCAGGCTCTTGTAAGCCATTGTCGAATTGTCCTGGCGGTTGCGTTTCCGACGAGACATGCAGCGATGGGCTGATATGTTTCCTCCATCGCTGTCAAAAGAGAGACATCGAGCTTCCATTTTATTGTGAGGGCAATGAAGACTGTTCGGAAGGAGAAGAATGCGAATCCGGGCGATGCAAACCTTCACCTCGTCCAGTGAACGATGACGATGCTAACAACCTTCATGTTAAATTAAATCTTGGTTCCAGTGTTGTTGTTATAACCGCAGCAGTCTTTGGCTGTTTGATCTCCTTCGCTTTCGTTGGCTACTGCTCGTACCTCGGTGTAAAACGATATCGATCAAGAAGATTTTCACGAGGAAATTATACACAACCCTCGCGATTACAATATGCTGTTTCGTGTTCATCTGCAAGGAACGAAACTGAAGAAATTTCACTGTACGGTCAGACGATAAGAGAAAGATCAGTAATTCCCAGGAGAACTACATATTCGTATACACAAACACCGCCACCAGAGTATGATTCCATTACATTGGAAAGTAATTTTGAAGTGGAACTATCATCTCCACCGGCGTATGATCAAGATCAAGACGTGTTCTAG
- the LOC138059053 gene encoding uncharacterized protein, producing the protein MPITQRWTFQYYKMMVTIEATALALLLTLSRARSGLYLNCSEVGKCANQKACCGPVCVAVGNCNDECANDSDCTYGSRRVSCVGGYCECSLRYSCNNESIVKGNGASKLCKSDSDCSRLNAQCRNETCKTDVLNPLNPALLAIVTIFGVLMFSCMFCCCLSRMKSERRSMKSREAKGKLKSLGIEPALIANEKSSPLLKAKSQSTALQDISKSSENAKTNALQRDQSMLISVLIETGLPPINEEDEDEEEKEKE; encoded by the coding sequence ATGCCGATAACTCAGCGATGGACTTTTCAATATTACAAAATGATGGTTACCATCGAGGCAACAGCCTTAGCGCTCCTGTTGACTTTGAGCAGAGCCAGATCGGGCTTGTATTTAAATTGCTCTGAGGTTGGCAAGTGTGCGAACCAAAAAGCATGTTGTGGTCCCGTTTGTGTGGCTGTAGGTAATTGTAACGACGAGTGCGCAAACGACAGTGACTGTACTTATGGCTCGCGGAGAGTGAGTTGCGTTGGCGGTTATTGCGAGTGTTCACTGCGTTATTCTTGTAACAATGAATCAATTGTGAAAGGAAATGGTGCGTCGAAATTGTGTAAAAGCGATTCAGACTGTTCGCGTTTGAATGCGCAATGTCGTAACGAAACATGCAAGACTGACGTTCTGAATCCTCTAAATCCAGCTCTTCTTGCAATTGTTACAATTTTTGGCGTTCTTATGTTCTCGTGTATGTTCTGCTGTTGCCTCAGTAGGATGAAAAGCGAACGACGGTCGATGAAGTCTCGCGAGGCCAAAGGCAAGTTAAAAAGCTTAGGTATAGAACCAGCTCTCATCGCAAATGAGAAGTCGTCGCCACTGTTAAAAGCGAAGAGTCAAAGTACTGCATTGCAAGACATTTCTAAATCGTCTGAGAATGCGAAAACTAATGCCTTGCAAAGAGACCAAAGTATGCTTATTTCTGTTCTCATCGAGACTGGTTTACCTCCCATTAacgaagaagatgaagatgaagaagaaaaagaaaaagagtga